Part of the Rissa tridactyla isolate bRisTri1 chromosome 3, bRisTri1.patW.cur.20221130, whole genome shotgun sequence genome, TGGTCTGCTGTATGAAGAGGGTCTGGGCTCCTATGTGGCCCCAGCAAATGGAGTTGGAAGTTCTCAAGATGAACCcagtgggggaaaaataaatcaagcactGCTGAGCCTTGCTTCAGGGCTTATTCTGCTCAGAAGGAAGGGCATCTGAGAGTAAAActcattatttttccagtttagGCACTTATTTGTCCTGAGAAGACTCCTGCTTGGCCAGTGTTGCAGCTCCTGGAGACAGCAGCCAGATCTTCATGTTGAGACAGGCCTGCAGCTTGTAGAGACACTTGTTAAAGGACGTGCTTCAAGGCATTATCAGAAATATGTCAAAGGCagcatgctccagctgcctggcAGGACTGTTAcataaataagtttaaaaaacacttaaatcTGGACTTTTAAGGCTTTTTAAGACCTTTGAGGCTCTCCAAAACTGCAAGCAGAAGACGCACCAGGAGAGAAGGTGATGTCCTAGTGATGGAGTACCATGTCCGCCCAGCGGCAGGGTCACCATGGGGACAGTCTTCATGGCCAGCATTAACATCCCACCACCTCCTGCCGTATCCTTCCAATGAGGCAGTCACCCCAAGGCTGACCCAAAGTGACGGTGCAGCAATTTCAGGGTCACTCCAGCCACCCAGAGAGGTCtgtcccctctcccagctcccccagtCCTTGCTGTGGGTATCTAGAGTCACCTTTGGGGGTGGAGGTGAAGCACGGTGGCCTCAGCTTGCTCGTCATTACAGTCTCTTGTGTGCCACAAGGGTGGGTGTCCCGAGGGTGATGCCACCCCACAAGGGCACCCTCTGGCCCCACAGGCTCTTTGGGGGGACCTGTCACCCCACAGACACTCATGCTTCCGAGGCAAGAGCTGCTCTGCAGATCCTTGTGGGCACAAACGCCCAGGATTGGGCTGATGCTCGCCATCCCAAGGGATAAATCCCTTCCTCCCAGGCAGCCCGGGGGAGGCTGGGTTTCTTTGTCCCTTTGCACCAGGGCCATGCGTGTAGCCATGGCTGTCCCCACACCAGGAGAGGTGATTCCTCCCGCGGTCGCGCTGAAATACACAGAGGAGCCCTCGGCTGGATCCGGGGAGAAGCTGCTGGGAAAGGATACGGCCGAGTGAAAGccaggctcctgccctgctccgtCCTCCCGTGCCGTTCTCGCAGTGCCAGTGATGGGTTGGCCGCCTCCTCTGGTCCCCACCGCCTCCAGTTTCTCATCAGTCAGAGCAGGTTCAACACCCTGAAGACCAGTTTCCCTCGTGGGGAGGGAAAGGTGGGCCCCAGGCTCAATGCTGGCATGTTTCTCCATCATCCATCCTCCAGGGTAAACCTCTCCCATGCCACCGTCTCCAAAAGCTGCGTTGATGGTGGACGTATCTCCTGTCTTCAAGGCCAGCTTCACCAGCAGCCAGTGGTGATGGTTTGTCCAGCTGTCCTCCAAACACTCTCTGAATTGTAGGATCAATGAACTGTTCCTGGTTTTGGGATCTGCCGTGGTCCCTTCCCCTGCCAAGGACCCGCTGTGTCCCGAAATTTCCAAGCTCTGCCCTGcttgggagccatctccagccacctCGTCACCACCCACAACCGCAGCACTGCAGGTTGTCTCCAGGAAGCCCTGCCAGATCTCTGTGGATTTGGGATGGAGCAGACTGTAATACACCACCAGAGCTGTGGCAcctggaaaagagcagaaaggTGTCAATGGAAGAGTTCCCAACAGCGTTCCAGCGAGATGTGCCATCTCCAGATCAACACgcgctctgcagagatgctgctgggcaTCAGGTGTCCAAGCAAGACgtctttcaaacatttttagGGATGCAAAAATTCCACCTGAGCAGCCTTAGGGAAAGTGCTGAGCACATTCTCAAGACCGAATTTAATCTGGATTGATTTGCAGACTGACGGATGGACAGCGAGGCAGCCGCTGACCCCGGCAGACAGGGAACGGGGCAGGGAGGAGATGTGTGATGCAGGAATCCTTCCCATTTGCAGCATCCCAGTCCTCTAGCCATTATGTGCAGCAGGATTTTAAGACACCTTCCTACTTCTATCCTAAACTCATTGAAGGCCAGAGGAATTGCTCCTTTTCCACCCCAAATGTGCCCTTTCTCCGagccccctgcagcctgggctgcatccccagcagcgtgggcagcagggtgaggggggggattcttcgctgtgagggtggtcaccccctgccccgggttgcccagagaagctgtggctgccccatccctggaggggttcaaggccaggttggacggggcttggagcaacctgggctggtgggaggtgtccctgcccagggcaggggggttggaactagatgatctttaaggtcccttccaacccaaaccattctgtgattttaaatgaaaacgtTTCCCTGCAGTGATTCCCTGGGTTACACCACTGCCTGCACTGATTGCCAACCACCAAGATCCCAGAAAGCACCAACAGACGTGCTTCAAAATTGCATATATTGTATTTGGCGGCGGCACCTGAGCCATTTGGTGACGTCTTGATCGTTTCCGCAAGCCCTCTTCTTCAGGGATGGGCTTTTAAGACGTGCTGAAGAAATGAAACGCAAGGTGGGTTTACATATTATCAAATAGATCCAGACGCTTAAGCTGGAAGGAATAAAGCAAACAGTCTGACGCAACTGAAATAACTCATGATGCTCATTTACCCTCCAAACATGCAATCCAGGCCCTAAAAACCAGACCTTACCTATCACAGACCCTGACATGACGGCCCCGGTCACGCACAGGctgctcctcagctctgcctgcaggaagcGGGTGGccaagagcagcaggagggtgtttTCCATCAGCATtatctgcagagcagagggaagagagttgtcacttttgcccttctgatGGTTTTAGCCGTGCTTCCGATGGCAGAGAACACCCACTTTCTAgattttgctgatttattttgcaCCTGAAGTTATCACTTACAACATAAGGGTTGCTGAACAGAACTTTCTGCGAAGTCTTGACCTTTTCTTACCATGAAAAATGACTCTGTCAGAGCCGCGCAGACACTCTGGTGTTCTTGAGATGTTTTATGGCTCCTGCTAAGAACATGAGGCCAGTGCAGAAGGCTAGTGACCACGGGGCTTTGTCAGGGCATGGGAAATGCTGGATTTTTATCAATTGGTGATATGAGAGATGAGAACAGGTCTGAGCTCCCACTACTCCCCAGCAGCTGCATCCATGTGGAATATTGAGTATCCTGGGTACTTACTGCATAAAACACGGCCACCCTGTGCTTGGAGGGACCGGGCCGGACATTAACATAGCAGAAGATGTACACGGCTCCCACCACGCAATTGAACAGCCTCCAGCGGCAGGGCTGGGCCACGATGTCCGTCTGCTGGGCCACCAGCCAgaaggccatgagcagccagtggACACCTGCAAGGAGACGGGATCAAAAAGGCAAAGCCATTCCTGGAGGAGGCTGGAAAGCCCTCCAGAACCAGGAGCATCCCCGCGGCTGACCAGCAGGATGGGACATGGAGAAGATGATCACAGGTCTTACCTGCCACGGCAAAAACCCAGAAGGAGTACAGCCTGGTAAAGAGCACCAGGGCCAGGACCCTGGTCCCCAGCATCCCCGTCCTccagagcagcaggcagaggatgGCCGCGGCTGGCGGGCAGAGGTGACCAGGTTTCAGCAGGCAGGAGAAGCGGCTGTAGGAGACCAAAGCCCAAGCAAGGGAGAGCAGAGACAGCCCAGCGCTAACACCTGCACAGGGACAAGGGATGTCAGGAGCTCTGAAGGACACCCAACTGCCTTGTAGGACCACATCTCAATGCTAAGGAGCTGTTGGTAGCATGGCACCCCGTCACAAGCCAGACACCCTGGTGTCCTGTCAACTgtagtatttcatagaatcatagaatgctctaggttggaatcatagaatcgtaaggttggaagggccctctggagatcatctagtccagccccctgccagaacagagtcacctagagcaggttgcacaggaatgcatccaggggggttttgaatgtctccagagatggagactccaccacctctctgggcagcctgtgccagggctctgccaccctcaaaggaaagaagttcctcctcatgtttaggtggaacttcctatgcttgagtttgtgcccgttacctcttgtcctgtcactgggcaccactgaaaagagcctggccccatcctcctgacacccaccctttcagtatttataagtgttgataaggtcccccctcagacgtcttttttccagactgaagagacccaagttcctcaacctttcttcataagagagatgttccagtctcctcatcatcttggtagccctttactgttccctctccagcagttccctgtccttcttgaagtgggaagcccagaactggacatagcactccaggtgtggcctccccaaggcagagcagagagggaggatgacctccctccacctgctggacctttcagatcatcaagtccaaccacgaacccaacactgacaaaaccaccactaaaccatgtccctcagcaccatgtctgcctgtcttttaaacacctccagggatggcgactccaccactgccctgggcagcctgttccaatgcttgataaccccttcagtgtaaaattttttcgtaatatccatcctaaacctcccttggtgcaaattgaggccatttcctcttgtcctttcgcCTGTtgcttgagagaagagaccaacccccctctggctaccccctcctttcagggagttgtagagagcgagaaggtctcccctcagcctcctcttctccaggctgaacacccccagctccctcagccgttcctcacaaggcttgtgctccagacccctcaccagctccgttgcccttctctggacacactccagcacctcaatgtctttcttgcggTGAGGGggccaaaactgggcacagccctcgGGGTGGGGCCTCAACAGTGCTGACCAGTTCCTGATGAGTCTGGTCTCCTTTGCACACTTGGCATCTCCCTGCTTGAATCCTCCGAGTGCTCGCTGCCATGTGCAGAGCTCTCTGCCAGGGCAGGTCCCTCTCTGGTCACTGCGCTCAGACCAGAGGCTGACACTGATTTGAGTGAGACCTTGCGCACACCGTGACTCCACACATGCCAGCTTCTCCCTCTGCACACCTGAAAGTTCACGTTTTCTTTACAAAGCAGCCCCCAACCCCTAAATGCTCAGCATTGTTCCGTGATTAGGGCTGGACCAGCAATAGGAACATGTGTTGGATTCGAACCCAGGCAAGGCACTGTCTGGCCATGGAGGTGCCCTCTATGGGGGACTGACTGTACTGGCCAGGAGAAGCCATGGATAGCTCAGAGGCGCCGGGTTCAGCCACTGACCTTTAAGCCCCCTTTGTTCACACACATGAgattcaaccaggccaagtgcaaggtcctgtgcctgggtcagggcaaccccaagcacaaatccatgctgggaggagaatggctggagagcagccctgaggagaaggacttgggggtgttggtgggtgagaagctccacaggagccggcaccgtgcactggcagcccagaaaccccccacagcctgggctgcatccccagcagcgtgggcagcagggcgagggggggattctgcccctctgctgcgctcgggggagacccccctgcagtgctgcctccagcgctggggcctcggcacaggagagacacggagctgttggagcggggccagaggaggccccggagatgctgggagggctggaggccctctgctgggaggacaggctgagagagctgggggggttcagcctggagaagagaaggctccgcggagaccttccagcccctgccagtccctaaaggggctccaggaaagctggggagagactctggatcacggagggggcttggagcaacctggtctagtgggaggtgtccctgcccagggcagggtgttggaactggatgatctttaaccaacccaaaccgttctatgattctatgatttgtcccCTCTACTTTGCCTTGGGGTTTCCCAGCCCCTTTGCAGCATAGTCCTCCATCCAgagcctgccctgtcccctgccaggtGGACACATACATCCCCCAACCAAATACACCACCCCTCTGCATCTCGCAGCAGCATCCTGGGACCTCTCTACTCACCGGGGATGAAGCCCGCTGGCTCGACAGCCACGACGATATAGGCCTGCAGCAGGAGGTGAGGCagggtctgcagcagagcttcCAGGAGCCGCAGCACACTAACGTCCCCATGCTGTGTCAGCACCTCCCCGGCACAGTCACTGCCACCCGTCTTCGCTGCCATCCACAAAACATCCCAGTACCTGCAAGAGTCCCCGTGATAGGATGCCCACCCTGGTTTGGGCAGGTTTGGGACTGACAACCAGgttggggggacaggggggctgGATGGGCCGTGAGGAACATCTCTCACCGCTTCCAGAGgcccagctgcaggaggtggAGCACGAGGAGCCAGCAGCCAGGCGGGTGGCCATCTGCTCTGAACCAGAGGATGCTGAGGAACTGCGCGGCATAGCCGGGCACCACGCAGGCGATGGTCAGCCCCAACCAGCCCAGTTGCCCACGGACAAGGTAGTGGATGATGGCGCAGAGCCCTGGAGAACGGCAGAGAAGGACCACTGAGGGATGTCACAGCCAGCCACTGAAAGGTACTACCCACAACCCAACCCCAAATTCACCTCCCAGACACTGAGGGGGGGTTCGCAGCCCTTGTCCCCCATTGTCCCCCATCTTATCTCCAGCTGCCGGCTCCCTGTGGCTTGTCAGCTGTGGCACAGCCATCACCACCGAGGGGCCTGGCCCAAAGAAGGGCTCTCTGATAACAAGCACTCGCActcaaaataaataagtaaataagaaaataagtaagtaagtaaataaataaatttttttaaaaaattaatttttcaaattaaaaaagaaaaaaagaaagaaaaggaccaGGGTGTGCATGGATGAAGAAAACCCGCGCTGCTGTCCATAAGTCCCGCTCATGctccaaataaacaaacaaacaaacaaacaaataaatatattttttttaaaatagtcattttttcaaataaaaaaaaaaaaagaggaaagaaaaaggctgggGTGTGCGCGGATGCGGAAAACCCGCGCTGCCGTTCATGAGTCCCGGGGGCAGAACCGCGCAGCCTCCGCGGGGGCGCAGggacggacacccccccccccaccctggctgcaggggggtgtgtgggggtgtgggtGTGCGTTACAGCCGCCCCCGCGCCGCTCCCCCCCACCATCTCCGCGGGTGCGCAACCCCACTCCTCCCggtcctccccccgcccccgcgcatCCTGCGCGCTCACTCACGCGCCGCGCGCTCCGCCGCCAGCAGCGCCAGGCAGAGCCCCGGGAAAGCCCCGCGCATCCTGCGCCCTCCTTCCGCGGCGGTGccgcgcaggaggaggaggaggacgaggaggaagaggaggaggagaaggaaggaggcgccggtccctccccgcccgccccggcccggccccaccggGCACCTCCCCTCCagagcctccccccgccccgccgccgcgcgtCTCTCCCGCCGCGCAATGTGACGTCACGCTGTTTGCGTCACGATCGGGCTCCTCGGCTTCCTGCGGCCACACAGGTGGCACCAGCCCGagaccgcccccccctccccgggttgTTGTGCCCCTGCATAAACCTATCCCGGTGTCCCCCAAGCTGTTGTCTACTTGCACAAGTCCATCCTGATGGTCCCCAGGCTCTCCTGCATTCGCACAAGCCCGATCTGATGTCCCTCAGGTTGTTGTGCCCCTGCACGAGCCCGTCCTGATGTTCCCCAAGCTGTTGTCTACTTGCACAAGACCATCCTGATGGTCCCCAGGTTGTCGTGCACTTGCACAAGCCCGTCCCGATGTCCCTCAGGTTGTTGTGCCCCTGCATAAGCCTGTCCTGATGTCCCCTGGTTGTTGTGGCCCTGCACAAGTCTGTCCCGATGTCCCCCAGGTTGTTGTGCGCCTGCACAAACCCGTCCCAATGTCCCCCAAGCTGTTATCTACTTGCACAAGTCCATCCTGATGGCCCCTAGGTTCTTGTGCACTTGCACAAGCCCGTCCCGATGTCCTCCATGTTGTTATGCACTTGCACAAGTCTGTCCTGATGTTCCCCAGTTTCTTGCGCACTTGCACACGCCTGTCCCGATGTCCCTGGGTTCTTGTGCACCTGCA contains:
- the XKR5 gene encoding XK-related protein 5, with the protein product MRGAFPGLCLALLAAERAARLCAIIHYLVRGQLGWLGLTIACVVPGYAAQFLSILWFRADGHPPGCWLLVLHLLQLGLWKRYWDVLWMAAKTGGSDCAGEVLTQHGDVSVLRLLEALLQTLPHLLLQAYIVVAVEPAGFIPGVSAGLSLLSLAWALVSYSRFSCLLKPGHLCPPAAAILCLLLWRTGMLGTRVLALVLFTRLYSFWVFAVAGVHWLLMAFWLVAQQTDIVAQPCRWRLFNCVVGAVYIFCYVNVRPGPSKHRVAVFYAIMLMENTLLLLLATRFLQAELRSSLCVTGAVMSGSVIGATALVVYYSLLHPKSTEIWQGFLETTCSAAVVGGDEVAGDGSQAGQSLEISGHSGSLAGEGTTADPKTRNSSLILQFRECLEDSWTNHHHWLLVKLALKTGDTSTINAAFGDGGMGEVYPGGWMMEKHASIEPGAHLSLPTRETGLQGVEPALTDEKLEAVGTRGGGQPITGTARTAREDGAGQEPGFHSAVSFPSSFSPDPAEGSSVYFSATAGGITSPGVGTAMATRMALVQRDKETQPPPGCLGGRDLSLGMASISPILGVCAHKDLQSSSCLGSMSVCGVTGPPKEPVGPEGALVGWHHPRDTHPCGTQETVMTSKLRPPCFTSTPKGDSRYPQQGLGELGEGTDLSGWLE